GCCTCCTCGGATGTGTGATGATTATTGGAGTGAATGGAAGCATTGTCGGAGTCTGAGGAATCGCTTCCATCATTACTACACCTATGGAGAGTTCCCCTCATGTAAGCAGTGGAAAACAGATTACAAAAATTGCAGGGAATGGGAAAAATATAAGTCTGGAGAAACTAAGGTGAGAATTCTGAAGAAAACATGTTAAATGCTAAATGGTACACTTATTTTTCTCAGGATTATTTCTGGTGAAagcttgggcagcacagtgtgcagcagtagacctactgcctcacagtgccagggacccaggatcgatcctgaccttgggtgctgtctttgtgacgtttgcacattttccttgtgactttgtggattttttcccagtgctccagtttcctcccacatcctaaagacctgcggatatgcaggttaattggtctctgtaaattgcccctagtgtgtagtgtgatagctaatgtgaacgggtgattaatggtcaaaTGGTCATCGTGGACACTAGGTAATTAGAGACATACAGAACCTTTTTgctagtgtggaaatgtcaaagactagaggacatagattaaaGTTGAGAGGGGGGATGTTTAAAGGAGACAGAGATTGCTATGTTTTGATGGGTCAGGGTAGTGGTGAATAACAATGGCAGGTAGATGGAGTTGAGGTAAGTTTTGATCCAACGTGTTGATTGGGATAGAACAGGGGGGTGAGAGAGCTGGAGAATACAAAGTTAAATCTCAAATGATTTTAGCGACTTTGGAGATTCTCACTCCAGACAAAGttgtgataaaatattttttaatgcaattgATGGTGGAAAGATTGTTCAAATTCTCATAAAACAATGCTGATTCAGTATTATGAACCAGCATTCTCTTATGACAATGTGAACATCTTCATTTTTTATACTTATtaccatcaattgcatttaaaagAAAGTTCTATTAACATACCTTAACGCTGGCtatccaaatatatatatatatttagatacAATAGAATCCCCAAAATCTGCTATCCCACTGTTTGAAACCCCAGATTTTTGGTATTTGGTTCCACAAGTGATGCTTCCCATGCATCCTCTCCATTCGCATGGGTCTTAGTTCCTGCTCTCGCTTTAACTTGACCAGGCCCAGTAACATGAAGTCCTTTAAACCTTCTGGGTTCATTGTAAAAATTATTATAATGaagtagggcggcatggtggcgcagcaggagagtgatgccttacagcgctggagacccgggttcgatcctgacaatgggtgtatgttctccccatgggttttcttcgaaatctttggtttcctcccacactctaaagtacaggtttgtaggttaattggcttgatataagggaaaattgtccctagtgtgtataggatagtgttaatgtgcggggaccactggtttgtgcggactcggtgggccgaagggcctgtttccgtgctgtatgtctaaaattaaaactgaaaaagTGTTATGCCTTTTAAATACAGCAAATTTAAAATGTGTAGAGGTATTATTATGAATAACACTCAATCATCTC
This Rhinoraja longicauda isolate Sanriku21f chromosome 25, sRhiLon1.1, whole genome shotgun sequence DNA region includes the following protein-coding sequences:
- the c25h22orf39 gene encoding synaptic plasticity regulator PANTS; the protein is MASVDLWRPPRMCDDYWSEWKHCRSLRNRFHHYYTYGEFPSCKQWKTDYKNCREWEKYKSGETKEALRDSEKKRLEEQKRHPIWEMRKNPPAEWHLPLCDGKEK